TTATGTTGAAAAGGAACAGATTACAGAGCTTGTTAAAGAACCCATTAGAACATACAGTGAATTTTGCTGGATTGATATTGATGATACAAGCTTGCTTGATTCCCTAGAACCAGAAGAAAAGGCAGCATTGCTCTACTTAGGACATTATAAGAAACCATTATCGTCTCCGTTTTTCCGTAAGCTTAATAATGAATATGTTTATTTAACAGAAGAGGACGGCTGGTTAAATAAAGTTTACTGTAAGCAGGTAGCCCATATTCAGCATATGATTAGTCATATTGTACCACTAAAGACGTCAATGCTAATAAAAAAACGCCTTCCGCTTTTTCGTAAACATTTAGATTATCCACCGCTGCCGCCCGTTTTGGCACATACGATTCTAACCTTAACACATGACGGCCTGTTAATCGACTTTAAAAGTATGACAAGGTCGCGCAAGGATTTGCAAATTCCGCTTTATACTGTAGGTTCTTTTTTCAGTATAGATGAACTTCTGCAAGATTTATCTTTTTATAAGCAAGAAAGCAGTTATAAAGCGAAGCTTATTTATTCTCGAAAAGATGATATGTGGGATTTGATCTACTAAGATGACGCTTCAGATGGAGCGTCTTTTTTGTATAGTGGGTTTTTCCATTCCATCAAAAGAGCGTAATGACAAGAGTGTTCGTCTTCTAAGTAGTTAGGAACAACGGTGAGGGGAGTACGTCCACTTTTTAATAAAAAGGTTACAACGGGATCAATTATTTCTCCTTTTATGATTTTCTCAATGTATTTTTCAGGGGAATAAAGATGTTTATATTTCGAATAGTGTGGCATGCGAGCTCCACCAAGCAACCTTTTTAAATTATAATGTACAGCAACTTCATAAAGTGAATGAACGAGCCATTTGCCAAGCTGTAGCTTCCTAAAAGAAGGAGCAACACATATGTCTACAACATAAAGAGTATCACCATGCTCATTGTGATTACGGATATAGCCTTGATCGGTTACTTTATCCCACGTGTGTTCTTCTTGATGTTCATCATAGTTGATAATAAGTGAGGTGATGGAGCCGACAATTTCCCCATCAACTTCGACACATAAACATCCTGTTTTAAAATGCTTAATATGTTCTGTAAGCTGTTGTTCAGACCAAAGAAGATCAGGTGGGAAAGGTGGAGGAAAGGCACATTTTTGGACAGCTATTAAAACATTAATATCATCCTCATTATAGCTGCGAATTTTTGCTTCTACAAACTTATTATTATGAAACATAAGCAACTGTTTTTTATATTCCATTCTCTCATTCTCCTTCTAAAAAGATTGAATAATAAAAATATTTTGCTCATTTCTTT
The sequence above is a segment of the Priestia filamentosa genome. Coding sequences within it:
- a CDS encoding GNAT family N-acetyltransferase, giving the protein MEYKKQLLMFHNNKFVEAKIRSYNEDDINVLIAVQKCAFPPPFPPDLLWSEQQLTEHIKHFKTGCLCVEVDGEIVGSITSLIINYDEHQEEHTWDKVTDQGYIRNHNEHGDTLYVVDICVAPSFRKLQLGKWLVHSLYEVAVHYNLKRLLGGARMPHYSKYKHLYSPEKYIEKIIKGEIIDPVVTFLLKSGRTPLTVVPNYLEDEHSCHYALLMEWKNPLYKKDAPSEASS